Proteins encoded together in one Amblyomma americanum isolate KBUSLIRL-KWMA chromosome 1, ASM5285725v1, whole genome shotgun sequence window:
- the LOC144113126 gene encoding uncharacterized protein LOC144113126 — MSSKKYFQAFIPSYSTDFPCIQKSRKGEKYAFCTVCRCDLNIAHAGRRDILLHLGTKKHKDSAQIVDTNEKLGGYFSASVDQGTIRAECLFTAFLIEHNVPFTAADHAGDLFRKMFPNSKEAVAYTCARTKTAAIAKEMANQQVSSVVSCLQSGPFSVATDGSNDTGNDAKLYPIVVTFVDGIVHTALLAMPTLEGDSTGRNIGALVLDTLKAHNVPVRNCVGMACDNAPVMIGSKNGVAAVLKENHENIAILGCCCHLINLAAQKGSACLPVSVDEVLIDVYYYLEKSSKRKDKLRAFQCLHDVE, encoded by the coding sequence GTTCATACCAAGTTATTCGACGGATTTTCCGTGCATTCAGAAATCTCGCAAGGGTGAAAAATATGCTTTCTGCACTGTCTGCCGCTGTGATCTGAACATTGCGCACGCCGGTCGTCGGGACATCCTCCTGCATCTCGGAACAAAGAAGCACAAGGACTCGGCACAGATCGTTGACACCAACGAGAAGCTCGGTGGATATTTTAGCGCTTCGGTGGACCAAGGCACTATTCGAGCGGAATGCCTTTTCACAGCTTTCCTCATCGAGCACAACGTGCCATTCACTGCTGCAGACCATGCGGGAGACCTCTTCAGGAAAATGTTTCCGAACTCCAAAGAGGCAGTGGCCTACACTTGCGCTCGTACAAAAACGGCTGCAATCGCCAAGGAAATGGCCAATCAACAGGTCAGTAGTGTTGTAAGCTGTCTTCAATCCGGACCGTTTTCGGTCGCTACCGACGGGAGCAACGACACTGGCAATGATGCAAAGCTCTACCCGATTGTTGTCACATTCGTCGACGGCATTGTTCATACTGCTTTGCTAGCAATGCCTACACTGGAGGGAGACTCAACTGGACGGAACATTGGTGCACTTGTTCTAGACACGCTGAAGGCCCACAACGTGCCTGTACGGAACTGCGTCGGCATGGCGTGCGATAACGCGCCAGTGATGATCGGATCTAAGAATGGGGTTGCTGCTGTTCTCAAAGAAAACCATGAAAACATTGCCATCCTTGGATGTTGTTGCCATTTAATCAATTTGGCAGCTCAGAAGGGTTCGGCCTGCCTTCCTGTAAGTGTGGACGAGGTGCTGATTGACGTCTACTACTACCTGGAGAAGAGTTCAAAAAGGAAAGACAAACTGAGAGCTTTTCAATGCTTGCATGATGTAGAGTAA